A single region of the Flavobacteriales bacterium genome encodes:
- a CDS encoding KpsF/GutQ family sugar-phosphate isomerase has translation MEHFDKIISSAQRTIAIETQAIQGLNEQIDRSFAEAVDTIYRSAGRVIVTGIGKSANIGHKIVATLNSTGTPAVFMHAADALHGDLGIVQKNDVILALSHSGNTPEIKALLPLIKNMGNKLVGLTARRGSYLGKQADFVLCTAVEEEACPNNLAPTSSTTAQLIMGDAIAVALLELRDFSSEDFARYHPGGSLGKRLYVRVGDLYTQNERPAVEADASVKEVIVEISSKRLGITAVLENEKLIGVVTDGDLRRMMEREDDVMTVKAKDIMTPNPQHAAPKSLAAEALHQMEGKNITQLVVVEEGQYKGIIHLHDILKEGII, from the coding sequence TTGGAACATTTCGATAAAATCATATCATCAGCCCAACGGACCATCGCCATCGAGACCCAAGCGATACAGGGCCTTAACGAACAAATCGACCGATCGTTCGCCGAAGCGGTCGATACCATTTATCGCTCTGCGGGCCGAGTTATTGTGACCGGCATCGGAAAAAGCGCGAACATCGGCCACAAGATCGTCGCTACCCTCAACAGCACGGGTACCCCGGCAGTTTTTATGCACGCGGCAGACGCACTGCACGGCGATTTGGGGATCGTGCAAAAGAACGACGTGATCCTCGCGCTATCGCACAGCGGAAACACCCCGGAGATCAAGGCGCTGCTTCCGCTGATCAAGAATATGGGCAATAAACTTGTGGGCCTCACGGCCCGAAGGGGTAGTTATCTGGGTAAACAAGCCGATTTCGTTCTGTGTACTGCTGTCGAAGAAGAAGCATGCCCGAATAACCTGGCACCTACTTCGAGCACGACGGCACAGTTGATCATGGGCGATGCAATTGCCGTAGCTCTGCTTGAGCTGCGCGATTTTAGCTCAGAAGATTTTGCCCGTTATCACCCGGGCGGAAGCCTCGGGAAACGATTATATGTAAGGGTGGGTGATCTTTATACCCAGAATGAACGTCCGGCCGTTGAGGCCGACGCCTCGGTAAAAGAAGTAATCGTAGAGATCTCGAGTAAGCGTCTCGGCATTACCGCGGTGCTCGAAAACGAAAAATTGATCGGGGTGGTCACGGACGGAGACCTACGTCGCATGATGGAACGCGAAGACGACGTAATGACCGTGAAGGCCAAAGATATCATGACCCCGAACCCCCAACACGCTGCACCTAAATCGCTTGCGGCCGAAGCGCTCCACCAAATGGAGGGCAAGAACATTACCCAGCTCGTGGTCGTTGAAGAAGGCCAATACAAAGGCATCATTCACCTGCACGATATCCTGAAAGAAGGAATCATTTGA